One window of the Microbispora sp. ZYX-F-249 genome contains the following:
- the narI gene encoding respiratory nitrate reductase subunit gamma produces MNALDVTLWMVAPYVALTIFVLGHVWRYRYDKFGWTTRSSQMYESRLLRIGSPLFHFGILVVALGHVGGLVIPKTWTEAVGVSEHTYHLTAVVLGTIAGICTVAGLAILVYRRRTVGPVFTATTRNDKLMYAVLALTIALGLAATVMANIVGGGYDYRTTISPWFRSVFYLQPEGELMAGAPILFKLHALSALVLFSVWPFTRLVHMLTAPVGYLTRPYIVYRSRDDQRGSRPPRRGWEPAGRP; encoded by the coding sequence GTGAACGCGCTCGACGTGACGCTGTGGATGGTCGCTCCCTACGTGGCCTTGACGATCTTCGTGCTCGGGCACGTCTGGCGCTACCGCTACGACAAGTTCGGCTGGACGACCCGCTCCTCCCAGATGTACGAATCCAGGCTGCTGCGGATCGGCAGCCCGCTGTTCCACTTCGGCATCCTGGTCGTCGCGCTCGGCCACGTGGGCGGCCTGGTGATCCCCAAGACCTGGACCGAGGCGGTGGGGGTGAGCGAGCACACCTACCACCTGACGGCGGTCGTGCTCGGCACGATCGCGGGCATCTGCACGGTCGCCGGCCTGGCGATCCTCGTCTACCGCCGCCGCACGGTCGGCCCGGTCTTCACCGCAACCACCCGCAACGACAAGCTGATGTACGCGGTGCTCGCCCTGACGATCGCGCTCGGGCTGGCCGCCACCGTCATGGCCAACATCGTCGGCGGCGGCTACGACTACCGCACGACGATCTCGCCGTGGTTCCGGTCGGTCTTCTACCTCCAGCCGGAGGGGGAGCTGATGGCAGGCGCGCCGATCCTGTTCAAGCTGCACGCGCTGAGCGCGCTGGTCCTGTTCTCCGTCTGGCCGTTCACCCGGCTGGTGCACATGCTGACGGCGCCCGTCGGCTACCTGACCAGGCCGTACATCGTGTACCGCAGCCGCGACGACCAGCGCGGCTCCCGCCCGCCGCGCCGCGGCTGGGAGCCCGCCGGCCGCCCCTGA
- the narH gene encoding nitrate reductase subunit beta encodes MTRVMAQLAMVMNLDKCIGCHTCSVTCKQAWTNRAGTEYVWFNNVETRPGQGYPRTYEDQEKWRGGWELNRRGRLQLKAGGRLRKLTTIFANPLMPSIGDYYEPWTYDYDRLFSAPVTEDTPVARPRSLITGEPTKIRWSANWDDDLAGAPELAPADPVLKKVSDQVKLEFERAFMFYLPRICEHCLNPSCVASCPSGAMYKRAEDGIVLVDQDRCRGWRMCVTGCPYKKVYFNHRTGKAEKCTFCYPRVEVGIPTVCSETCVGRLRYIGLVLYDADRVAEAASVKDEKALYEAQKSVMLDPHDPEVIAAARAAGIPEDWLEAARNSPIHKLIFDYGVALPLHPEYRTMPMVWYIPPLSPVVDVLRETGHDGEQAGNLFGAIDALRIPIGYLAELFTAGDPEPVRAVLRKLAAMRSYMRGINLAGERDESIPAAVGLKGDQIEEMYRLLAIAPYGERYVIPKAHAEEGARLEELATGCSLDYDGGPGMGGPFGEASGLPAPVAVENFHALKERQEADDLDRASELRGRVNLLNWDGKGTPDGLFPKRKDKS; translated from the coding sequence ATGACACGCGTGATGGCTCAGCTCGCGATGGTGATGAACCTGGACAAGTGCATCGGCTGCCACACCTGCTCGGTCACCTGCAAGCAGGCGTGGACCAACCGGGCTGGCACCGAGTACGTCTGGTTCAACAACGTCGAGACGCGGCCCGGCCAGGGCTACCCCCGCACGTACGAGGACCAGGAGAAGTGGCGGGGCGGCTGGGAGCTCAACAGGCGTGGGCGGCTCCAGCTCAAGGCCGGCGGACGGCTCAGGAAGCTGACCACGATCTTCGCCAACCCGCTGATGCCGTCCATCGGCGACTACTACGAGCCCTGGACGTACGACTACGACCGGCTGTTCTCCGCGCCGGTCACCGAGGACACCCCGGTGGCCCGGCCCCGGTCGCTGATCACCGGTGAGCCGACGAAGATCAGGTGGAGCGCCAACTGGGACGACGACCTGGCCGGCGCGCCCGAGCTGGCCCCCGCCGACCCGGTGCTGAAGAAGGTGTCCGACCAGGTCAAGCTGGAGTTCGAGCGCGCCTTCATGTTCTACCTGCCGCGCATCTGCGAGCACTGCCTCAACCCGTCGTGCGTGGCCTCCTGCCCGTCCGGCGCGATGTACAAGCGGGCCGAGGACGGCATCGTGCTGGTCGACCAGGACCGCTGCCGGGGCTGGCGGATGTGCGTCACCGGCTGCCCGTACAAGAAGGTGTACTTCAACCACCGCACCGGCAAGGCCGAGAAGTGCACGTTCTGCTATCCCCGGGTCGAGGTCGGCATCCCGACCGTGTGCTCAGAGACCTGCGTCGGCCGGCTGCGCTACATCGGGCTCGTTCTCTACGACGCCGACCGCGTCGCAGAGGCCGCCTCGGTCAAGGACGAGAAGGCCCTGTACGAGGCGCAGAAGAGCGTCATGCTCGACCCCCACGATCCCGAGGTGATCGCCGCCGCGCGGGCCGCCGGCATCCCCGAGGACTGGCTGGAGGCGGCCAGGAACTCCCCGATCCACAAGCTGATCTTCGACTACGGCGTGGCGCTGCCGCTGCATCCGGAGTACCGGACGATGCCGATGGTCTGGTACATCCCGCCGCTGTCGCCCGTGGTCGACGTGCTGCGCGAGACCGGCCACGACGGCGAGCAGGCCGGCAACCTGTTCGGCGCCATCGACGCGCTGCGCATCCCGATCGGCTACCTCGCCGAGCTGTTCACCGCCGGCGACCCCGAGCCCGTACGCGCCGTGCTGCGCAAGCTGGCCGCGATGCGGTCGTACATGCGGGGGATCAACCTCGCCGGGGAGCGCGACGAGTCGATCCCCGCCGCCGTGGGACTGAAGGGCGACCAGATCGAGGAGATGTACCGGCTGCTGGCCATCGCCCCCTACGGCGAGCGGTACGTCATCCCCAAGGCGCACGCCGAGGAGGGCGCCCGGCTGGAGGAGCTGGCGACCGGGTGCAGCCTCGACTACGACGGCGGCCCCGGCATGGGCGGCCCGTTCGGCGAGGCGTCCGGCCTGCCCGCCCCGGTCGCGGTGGAGAACTTCCACGCGCTGAAGGAACGCCAGGAGGCCGACGACCTGGACCGGGCGAGCGAGCTGCGCGGCCGGGTCAACCTGCTCAATTGGGACGGCAAGGGGACTCCGGATGGGCTGTTCCCCAAGCGGAAGGACAAGTCGTGA
- a CDS encoding nitrate reductase subunit alpha produces the protein MSRIDGPLSDALLGLGRHLRRGEVSPDLRTLHQIGGRQGDVFYRDRWSHDKVVRSTHGVNCTGSCSWKVYVKDGIITWEAQQTDYPSVGDDRPEYEPRGCPRGAAFSWYTYSPTRVRYPYARGVLVEMYREAKARLGDPVAAWAEITGDPVKRARYQEVRGRGGLVRVSWEEAAEIVAAAHVHTIKTYGPDRVAGFSPIPAMSMVSHAVGARFVSLLGGTMLSFYDWYADLPVASPQVFGDQTDVPESADWWDAAYLMLWGSNVPVTRTPDAHYMAEARYRGQKVVVLAPDYNDAAKFADEWLAPHPGTDGALAMAMGHVILKEFFVERDTPRFTDYVKRYTDLPFLVRLREHDGGYVPDKFLTSADLGEEGEEAAFKTVLLDSRDGEPVVPGGSLGFRFSAEGEGRWNLDLGEVDPVLTLLGFGEAAEVALPRFDDRFDDPGAGVMRRGVPARRVGGHLVTTVFDLMLAQYGVARDGLPGEWPSGYDDPAEPYTPAWQEPITSVPAQAAARIAREFARNAEESGGRSMIILGAGTNHWFHSDTMYRSFLALVTLTGCQGVNGGGWAHYVGQEKCRPVTGWAQMAFGLDWVRPPRQMIGTAYWYLHTNQWRYDEHTADTVASPTGGGTFVGRTSADLLAQSARMGWMPSYPTFDRNPLDLADEAELAGQEVAPYIVDQVSSRNLGFACEDPDAPENWPRVLTVWRANLLGSSAKGNEFFLRHLLGTGNAVRAEENGPDRRPEDVTWRDEAPKGKLDLLLSLDFRMTSTTLFSDIVLPAATWYEKHDLSSTDMHPFVHAFTPAIDPPWQTRTDFAAFHAIARAFSALAREHLGVRRDVVAVPLLHDTPDELASPHGRVRDWRETGEEPVPGRTFPKIVVVERDYGAVADKLAALGPLAERLGATTKGVTFDVAAEVERLGRVNGTVRGGAADGRPSLATDVAMCETILALSGTTNGRLAAQGFAAVARRTGTDMDGLADEHRRITFADTQARPTPVITSPEWSGSETGGRRYSAFTINVEHRKPWHTLTGRQHFYLDHDWMQEAGEALPVYRPPLNTAALAAGADGEGIVVRYLTPHSKWSIHSEYQDNLLMLTLSRGGPTIWMSPDDAARAGIHDNDWVEAVNRNGVVVARAVVSHRMPAGTVYMYHAQERVVDVPKSETSGRRGGIHNSLTRLLIKPTHLIGGYAQLSFAFNYLGPTGHQRDEVTVIRRRAQEVDY, from the coding sequence ATGTCGAGAATCGACGGGCCGCTCAGCGACGCCCTGCTGGGGCTGGGCCGGCACCTGCGCCGGGGCGAGGTGTCGCCGGACCTGCGCACCCTCCACCAGATTGGCGGGCGCCAGGGGGACGTGTTCTATCGGGACCGGTGGAGCCACGACAAGGTGGTCCGCTCCACGCACGGGGTGAACTGCACCGGTTCGTGCTCCTGGAAGGTGTACGTCAAGGACGGCATCATCACCTGGGAGGCCCAGCAGACCGACTATCCCAGCGTGGGGGACGACCGGCCCGAGTACGAGCCGCGCGGCTGCCCCCGCGGCGCGGCCTTCTCCTGGTACACCTACTCGCCGACCCGGGTGCGTTACCCGTACGCCAGGGGCGTGCTGGTGGAGATGTACCGCGAGGCGAAGGCGCGGCTGGGCGACCCGGTGGCCGCCTGGGCGGAGATCACCGGCGACCCGGTCAAGCGGGCCCGCTACCAGGAGGTGCGCGGCCGGGGCGGGCTGGTCCGGGTCTCCTGGGAGGAGGCGGCCGAGATCGTGGCCGCCGCGCACGTGCACACGATCAAGACGTACGGTCCGGACCGGGTGGCCGGCTTCTCCCCGATCCCGGCCATGTCGATGGTCTCGCACGCCGTCGGCGCCCGGTTCGTCTCGCTGCTCGGCGGCACGATGCTGTCGTTCTACGACTGGTACGCCGACCTTCCTGTGGCCTCGCCGCAGGTGTTCGGCGACCAGACCGACGTGCCGGAGTCGGCCGACTGGTGGGACGCCGCCTACCTGATGCTGTGGGGTTCCAACGTCCCGGTCACCCGCACCCCGGACGCCCACTACATGGCCGAGGCCCGCTACCGGGGGCAGAAGGTCGTGGTGCTGGCCCCCGACTACAACGACGCGGCCAAGTTCGCCGACGAGTGGCTGGCCCCGCACCCCGGCACCGACGGCGCGCTGGCCATGGCCATGGGCCACGTGATCCTCAAGGAGTTCTTCGTCGAGCGGGACACCCCCCGCTTCACCGACTACGTCAAGCGCTACACCGACCTGCCCTTCCTGGTGCGGCTGCGCGAGCACGACGGCGGGTACGTGCCGGACAAGTTCCTCACTTCGGCAGACCTGGGCGAGGAGGGCGAGGAGGCGGCGTTCAAGACCGTGCTGCTCGACTCCCGGGACGGCGAGCCGGTGGTGCCCGGCGGGTCGCTCGGCTTCCGGTTCTCCGCGGAGGGCGAGGGCCGCTGGAACCTCGACCTCGGCGAGGTGGACCCGGTGCTCACCCTGCTCGGATTCGGGGAGGCGGCCGAGGTGGCGCTGCCCCGGTTCGACGACAGGTTCGACGACCCCGGCGCGGGGGTGATGCGGCGCGGCGTGCCCGCCCGCCGGGTCGGCGGCCACCTGGTGACCACGGTCTTCGACCTGATGCTCGCGCAGTACGGCGTGGCCCGCGACGGGCTGCCGGGGGAGTGGCCGTCCGGCTACGACGACCCGGCCGAGCCGTACACCCCGGCCTGGCAGGAGCCGATCACCTCGGTGCCCGCGCAGGCGGCGGCCAGGATCGCCCGCGAGTTCGCCCGCAACGCCGAGGAGTCCGGCGGCCGGTCGATGATCATCCTCGGGGCGGGGACCAACCACTGGTTCCACTCCGACACGATGTACCGGTCGTTCCTCGCCCTGGTCACGCTGACCGGCTGCCAGGGCGTCAACGGCGGCGGCTGGGCGCACTACGTCGGCCAGGAGAAGTGCCGTCCCGTCACCGGCTGGGCGCAGATGGCCTTCGGGCTCGACTGGGTCCGCCCGCCGCGCCAGATGATCGGCACCGCGTACTGGTACCTGCACACGAACCAGTGGCGCTACGACGAGCACACCGCGGACACGGTCGCCTCGCCGACCGGCGGCGGGACCTTCGTCGGCAGGACCAGCGCCGACCTGCTCGCGCAGTCCGCCCGGATGGGCTGGATGCCGTCCTATCCCACCTTCGACCGCAACCCCCTCGACCTGGCCGACGAGGCCGAACTGGCCGGCCAGGAGGTCGCGCCGTACATCGTGGACCAGGTGAGCTCGCGGAACCTCGGCTTCGCCTGCGAGGACCCGGACGCGCCGGAGAACTGGCCGCGGGTGCTCACCGTGTGGCGGGCCAACCTGCTCGGCTCCTCGGCCAAGGGCAACGAGTTCTTCCTGCGCCACCTGCTCGGCACCGGCAACGCCGTACGAGCCGAGGAGAACGGCCCCGACCGGCGGCCGGAGGACGTGACCTGGCGGGACGAGGCGCCCAAGGGCAAGCTCGACCTGCTGCTGTCGCTCGACTTCCGGATGACCTCGACCACGCTGTTCTCCGACATCGTGCTCCCCGCGGCCACGTGGTATGAGAAGCACGACCTGTCGTCGACCGACATGCACCCGTTCGTGCACGCGTTCACCCCGGCCATCGACCCGCCGTGGCAGACCCGCACCGACTTCGCCGCCTTCCACGCCATCGCCCGGGCGTTCAGCGCGCTCGCCCGCGAGCACCTCGGCGTACGCCGGGACGTGGTGGCCGTGCCGCTGCTGCACGACACGCCGGACGAGCTGGCCAGCCCGCACGGCCGGGTCCGCGACTGGCGGGAGACCGGCGAGGAGCCGGTGCCCGGCCGTACGTTCCCCAAGATCGTGGTGGTGGAGCGGGACTACGGCGCGGTCGCCGACAAGCTGGCCGCGCTCGGCCCGCTCGCCGAGCGCTTGGGCGCCACGACCAAGGGCGTCACGTTCGACGTGGCGGCGGAGGTCGAGCGGCTGGGCAGGGTGAACGGGACCGTGCGCGGGGGAGCGGCCGACGGCCGGCCCTCGCTCGCCACCGACGTCGCGATGTGCGAGACGATCCTCGCGCTGTCGGGCACTACCAACGGGCGGCTGGCCGCGCAGGGCTTCGCCGCGGTGGCCCGCCGCACCGGGACGGACATGGACGGCCTGGCCGACGAGCACCGGCGGATCACCTTCGCCGACACGCAGGCGCGGCCGACACCGGTGATCACCTCGCCGGAGTGGTCGGGCAGCGAGACCGGCGGGCGGCGCTACTCCGCCTTCACCATCAACGTCGAGCACCGCAAGCCCTGGCACACCCTCACCGGACGCCAGCACTTCTACCTCGACCACGACTGGATGCAGGAGGCGGGGGAGGCGCTGCCCGTCTACCGGCCGCCGCTCAACACCGCTGCCCTCGCGGCGGGAGCGGACGGGGAGGGCATCGTCGTGCGCTACCTGACCCCGCACTCCAAGTGGTCCATCCACTCCGAGTACCAGGACAACCTGCTCATGCTGACGCTGTCGCGGGGCGGGCCGACGATCTGGATGAGCCCGGACGACGCCGCGCGGGCCGGGATCCACGACAACGACTGGGTCGAGGCGGTCAACCGCAACGGCGTGGTCGTGGCGAGGGCCGTGGTCTCGCACCGCATGCCCGCCGGGACGGTGTACATGTACCACGCACAGGAACGGGTGGTGGACGTGCCGAAGAGCGAGACCTCGGGGCGCCGCGGCGGGATCCACAACAGCCTCACCCGGCTGCTGATCAAGCCGACTCATCTGATCGGCGGATACGCGCAGCTCAGCTTCGCGTTCAACTATCTCGGGCCGACGGGCCACCAGCGCGACGAGGTCACGGTGATCCGCCGCCGCGCCCAGGAGGTGGACTACTGA
- the narJ gene encoding nitrate reductase molybdenum cofactor assembly chaperone — protein MTDRAVHLTASVLLSYPDERLIEALPVLNATVAGLGPGEPARRLAAFLDHVAATPLPELAEHYVATFDLKRRCCPYLTYYTYGDTRRRGMALLRFKQAYQAAGFEVADELPDHLGVVCELSGRGATEQAVRLLREHRAGLETLLRALSEEGSPYAEVVAAVLATLPPPTERERQAALRLAEEGPPAEEVGLEPYGHEAFIPVQAGMPGGSR, from the coding sequence GTGACCGATCGTGCGGTGCATCTGACGGCCTCGGTGCTGCTGTCGTATCCGGACGAGCGGCTGATCGAGGCGCTGCCGGTGCTGAACGCCACGGTGGCGGGACTCGGGCCGGGCGAGCCGGCCAGGCGGCTGGCCGCCTTCCTCGACCACGTGGCCGCCACCCCGCTGCCGGAGCTGGCCGAGCACTACGTGGCCACGTTCGACCTCAAACGCCGCTGCTGCCCGTACCTGACCTATTACACGTACGGTGACACGCGGCGGCGCGGGATGGCGCTGCTGCGGTTCAAGCAGGCCTACCAGGCGGCCGGGTTCGAGGTCGCCGACGAGCTGCCCGACCACCTGGGGGTGGTGTGCGAGCTGTCTGGCCGGGGCGCCACCGAGCAGGCGGTGCGGCTGCTGCGCGAGCACCGGGCCGGTCTGGAGACGCTGCTGCGCGCGCTGAGCGAGGAGGGCTCGCCGTACGCCGAGGTCGTGGCGGCGGTGCTGGCCACGCTGCCGCCGCCGACCGAGCGGGAGCGCCAGGCCGCGCTGCGGCTGGCCGAGGAGGGACCGCCGGCCGAGGAGGTCGGCCTGGAGCCGTACGGGCATGAGGCTTTCATCCCGGTGCAGGCTGGGATGCCGGGAGGATCGCGGTGA